CACTTAAAATTAAGCCGGTTATGGATCAGGTTGCTTACGTCCCAATTATTCCGGATACTGTCGAACATAACCGACTGCATGGAAGAAATATAGCCGTTCAGGGTAAGCTTTCTGGGGGGTATTTCTTCCTGGGCTTTGGCTTGCAGGGTAAAAATCAGGAAGACAATTGGGAATATTATTTTGGCTGACTTAGGCATATATTGATTAATGGGGTTCATGGGGATTGCGAAGTTCATCATTGGCGATTGTCCCGTCAACCAGGGTAATGATCCTGCGGGCTTTTTTCACTACCCGGGCATCATGGGTAGAGAAAATGAAGGTCATATTTTCCTCATGGTTAAGTTTTTCCATGATATCAAGAAGCATTTCAGCACTTTTGGAATCTAGGTTGGCCGTAGGCTCATCGGCCAGTATGTATTTGGGTTTTGTGGCCAGTGCCCTGGCTACGGCTACTCTTTGTTGCTGTCCTCCGGATAGTTTTGCAGGCCGGCTGTTTATTCTGTCCAATAATCCGACTGATTTGAGCAGCTCCAGGGAACGTTGCTGCCTTTCTT
The nucleotide sequence above comes from Bacteroidota bacterium. Encoded proteins:
- a CDS encoding ABC transporter ATP-binding protein, translating into MKIIEITHLTKIYKETEVEVKAIDDISLTFEQGEFTCIVGPSGSGKTTLLNMMGGLDKPTEGDITIGGTDILKLNESKLIDFRLRNIGFVFQAYNLIPVLTARENVEFIMQLQKKPKKERQQRSLELLKSVGLLDRINSRPAKLSGGQQQRVAVARALATKPKYILADEPTANLDSKSAEMLLDIMEKLNHEENMTFIFSTHDARVVKKARRIITLVDGTIANDELRNPHEPH